In Telopea speciosissima isolate NSW1024214 ecotype Mountain lineage chromosome 10, Tspe_v1, whole genome shotgun sequence, the DNA window AAAATATTTAAAGTGATATTTAAAGTGGTTTGTGAATTGGTGTATTAATAAAACTGAGGGGTCCACTAAACATATAGCTCACCCTAGGTTTCCCTTGGCCGTAGCTCAttgaaaaaataatatctaATAAGAGGGTGGATTGAAATATGGGATTGCAAGTTGGATCTAGTTTTCTTTCACCAATCGGTATCGGCCTTGTCCGAAATTGAAACGATCCAGTGAAGCCGATACCTTATTCTTTGATCAGGACAACTTACAATCAAAGTGGGCAGATATTGGTTGACAAGGACATAATTCCATATCAAAGTGGGCAGATAttggtcagggtcagggtcagggtcagggtcaaacTGGTAAAGACAATCTCCTTCTCGAAATAATTGGACACTGACATGATAggtaaataattattcaattcCCAGTATCatatcaaaatccttcatattcAATACAATTAAATCTACTCTAAATTCTCTATCTCTTATGACCACTACACATGACTCCCACATTTGATCTATCAATACCAACACTGAAGAGATATTGATATGGATCAGCCATATAGGATATTTTCCCtcaaatttaattaaaatttgtttttagaCAGATTTATCCTTAGTTATAGCCATTTCATTGATTTGGAATCGGACAAGTATCGAGATTAGATATTAGACACGATATTAAGCGTATCAGCCGATCCGATACCATTTTTTTCAAACCATAGCGGGACTGCGGGAGGGAGGATCCAAGTGGATGAGGATGAATCATAAAACGCGCCGTTGATATTTTACGGTTTATACTATTTATGAAAGAAAATACGAACCCCACCTTAAATCCGTTTCCTTTTTATAATTCTGTATCTGCTACCCTTCCCAGccttttctatttctctctttctctcgctttctgtttctattccctCCAATCCATCTCAAGCTCACCATGGCTCTATCGATcagaagaagaataataataGAGGAGTGGTGATCAAGAAACGATTGAAATCGtcggaagagaagggaagaaatcaggAAACGGAAAGGGGGGAGAGATATGGTTTTCAGCAGTGTTCTAGTGTTAGCTGTAGCGAACCTATCGGCGGATGTGTGCCAATACATAGCTTGTAATCCGGAGAGACTGAGCAGCCAGCAAGTGTTGGAGCTCGTTTGTTGCATCCCTTTGCAACAGTTGGGCCGTCTTGCTCTTTGTTTGTGGACTTTCTTCTGCTTACCGCCTCCCGATTCTTACTACCGTTACTCTTCCGATGATTCCGATTCGTCTGGTTCCGATCTCGACAGCGACGATTCACATTCAGATTGATTCTGTATTTTCTGTATGgtatgtcttcttcttctttttctcttatttatttattattgtcGTGTATCTGGTTTGATCCTGATTTTGACctaatgttgttgttgttgtttggttGTAAAATTGGAGAAACAAAGAGGTTGAATTACCCTTTTAGTTATTCTAGTTTCTTTATTGTTTCTtgaaaaggggggagggaagaaaatagagaaacaaTTAGGTGATAGATTGTAACATTTTTGTTTTATAGCTACGATGCTTCATGCTTGATTGACTTGTATTTGGGGAATTGTTGCACTTTTCATGTTACTTGATTAAATTTCTTCACAAATTAATTGAAGCTGGTAGTTCGTGCTGGTTTTTATGTATGGGTATCCGTACCTCCTTTGGTCTTTGACAGATTATAGTTATACTCCGGCGAAGGTATAGTAAGTAAAACTATTTAACATGGTGATGCTCTTATGATCTAGCAGGATTTGCACAGGGTTGGTTCGGTAGTCATTGTTTGGAGGAAGACATTTCGGTTCTTCATGGTAGTTACATGAAAAAAACAGGCGGTTGTTGTATTGAGAAGTTTGTGGAAGTTATTGTAACGAAGGTTGGTAGATTTTCTAGGGAAGAAGTTATCTGGAGCTATATTTTCATGGAGGTGGCTGTTTGTTCTGGATTTGACTCAGGTACAACATTTTGTACTTTAAAGTGAAATGTCATGATTGGTTGAGCTTGAGCTCTAAATATTTGATATGAAGATGGagtagtgatttttttttatttcttttttattatcaaaattaaaataaaaaagggtgaAAGAGAATATACTTTAACTGAAGTGGGGAAATTTTTGAATTTGGATCCTTACAGGAATGAACTTAAGAGGAAATAGAAGCATCAATTGACAAAAATGGATGGAAATATTATTCAGTCCAATGCTTGACTCAAGTTTGGGAAGATAAAGGAACATTATTTGTCAGGGATGATAATGTTGTAATACAATGACCAACTATGAATCTATGATAAGAAATTGAACTTTCACGCTATTTAAGTTTGAGAAGAGACCATTTAGATCATTCATTTCATAAGCCATTTGAGACGGTGACAATCGAAATTCCCCAAACTAGAACATTTGAGAAGGTGTCTGCTGCTGTCTCAGATGGTAAAAACCCTGGTCTGTTGCTGCCAGGTCTTGGGATCAAGTTCCACCTGCACCATATGCATACGTGcctcccctctctccctcttgcatGCATGAAATGTACCATCCCCTACTCATTAATAACCTCTAGTAGCTTCGTTAACTTGCTAAATTTATTATCACTCAACTCCATTCAGTTTCAAGATGCTTTTTAATGAAAAGTATTTGCTCCTTATCCAACTCCAGATTCATAATCTCCTGTTGTTCTTGCCACCAACAACCACCATCATGATCCATCGGGAGCTAGATTAATCTAGACATTCAATATGATTTggttcccccctccctcccccgaTATTGACTCTCTATCTTCCCAATTTCCATAATGATAATGATTTAATGCGATGTTTTTTGAGAGAGTgcacccagtgcatgaggctcctgccactgcgaaGTCTGGGGAGGGGCATAACCTATgcagccttatccctgcttttgcagagaggctgtttctcgACTCAAAcagatgtagatcgaagcacgaagaagaaaatagccacaaaaaaaaatattcagaagttactgttcacgtgaacagtgttgtggCCACCTTGACAGCTGGCCTAGAGGAGGATTTCTGAGATTCTTTTCAGTCTTTTAATTtgattagtttctaatttcagatttagaaagtaagcatagcttttatttagaagtttttacttcagtcctttgtttccttttagttagagttagtttctattttcgtttggtttctattttgtaatcttCCCAATAGCCAAAAGGAAGTTACTATTTTGTAACTAtgctttaattataaataagtgTATGTGGCTGAgcagaagaggagagagattgaagagaaaagagttatggttgaagctgtgagaCATGGCAACggtgagaaacaaaaaaaaaaagagcaataaagtttcagttatattcaatttgttcttccatattgtgttgatcctggctgcaattgATATCTCATTGGTtcttccctggttcgaggttgaCTTTTGCATTACaaacccacgaccactaggCCGCAATGATTTAGTAGGATGTCTTTTCGTATTATAATTTTGCAAGGCATTAATCAAATAAAAGTTAATATGAGTATGTGTTTTGTTTTGCCCTAGATTATGTTATGTGGGATGCCTTAATTCTAGTTTCTTGGGAACCAAGCATAAGGTCATGTTGTAACTTTTAGAACCAAACTAGTTGGTACAATAGCAACGACatccaagccttatcccaatttggTTCCGGTCAAACCTAATTTGGTATGTgtgaatgctatcaaaattgatctgaattaaaatatttttatagatatcaaaataaatgattactttaccgcacttttggttttttgcaatgttttaccatattaagatttatgaaattttcagatttgagaaaaacctcaacattaaaaagttgaaaatttcatctaccgttgaaaatccagtttttgttcttgaattgggggattgactttttatcctttcggaatttgattttttaaactatttttattggattcaaatagggggtattggcttatttatgaataatatcttaagtaaatgaaataccaaatataaGAACATTGACttaaattatattatattaggcataaataagtgtatgtcctggtttctggcataaataaatttttgtcttggtttccagccaggtttcctcaagtttcgatggggataagtgacacTTATATAGGTATTTAGGTTGAAACTAGcgaaatatggttgaaaccaACCGAAACCCTATACTTTTTAAACTCCCATCTTAACTCGTCTCAGTTTTTGTGAAACTgagatatctcggtggtttcgaccgATATCTCTTTCCATGTACATGAGGTCCACcttaggctattccacacaatatttagaacacatataattaaagtagagatgtaaaacaacttaaataagcattaggaattaaaaaacatcaaactataagccatttaagcattaggcatcatattcataatcatacatggtgatggtttgacggtttgttattaatttttagaaacttggaaagagacatagattaaacaaatacaactgtacttaaaattgttcttgagatgcaatgcagCTCCCTCTCctgatgttgaagcttcaatctggaatctccaagctttaattttcagttgaggtgagatttgccaaaaaaaaaagcaccaaagTTCTCACCTCCAAGTGTTTTTCCTTAACAGCAAAGCGAGAGAGGTGAGATTTCGAGTTGAGATCAAAATCTCGCCGAGAGGGTGCCTTTTTATAGCTTGGTTTAGTCTCGAGTTGAATCGAGACCGAGATAAGTGCTGAGAACTCGGCAAGATGCCGAGAACTTGACTGAGATATTGTCATTTTTCTATATCGCCACTGGTCTCATCTCAAGACCTGGCGAAACCAAGATAATTTCGAGATCTTGTACCATGATTCTCTAAGttcagttctgttttgagtATGTTTCCttcattatcttggtttcctagtcaatttaggttacttattagttaaggattggcgTAGACCTTTTCCTTTTAGTGTTTGAATCCTTGAATCTTTTTTTgtgtcttctatataagtttgtaaagggGTCCAGCATTGCACACGAATCTGAGCAATGAATTTGGCTTGTTGCCTTTGGTTCTGTAGTGATTCAGAATGCTCTctactgtggtgattcagtaggCTCCCTGGTGTTGATTCCATGGTCATGAATCCAATCCATACCTTGCAGTGGGAACCCCAGGTACTGTTCCTCTGTTATTTGATGTTCGTTTGAAGATTGTTAATTCAGTATTCTGCTCTCCCATAACCTGCAATTGAGCTTCAATTTTGGTTCCTGCAATATAGCTGTCCTAGTCTCACTAGAGCTGCTGGATTCAAGGTGATCTACAGTGCTGATTTCGATTCTGAGTTCAGAAATCTTATATGGTCAATATTTTGATCACCATTCTGATATCAATCTCTGATTCTGTTGCCTAAATACTGGATTCCTACTCCAAGTGGGATATGTTCTTTTTGCTATTTGAAGGGTATTCTTTATCTAGTAAATATTGATATGTTATTCTTGAATTCAGTGGCATTAGTTGAGTTATTTTTGAACATATAAAATCTGTATTCTGATGAGTCTTTCAATTCCTAGTTTGACTGGTTTGACCTAATCCTAGTTCCACTAGGAGTTATCCACATCAGCAGATCTGGCCCTTGGATCTAGCTGAGTTTTCCAGCAACTGTTATACTTATACCCTTATAAAGAGGACCACTCGACCAGCCCTATAGGCTGATCAGATTTGTTGATTGTGTTCTATGAGTTTTCTCCTAATTCTGGAAATTATACTCTATCGATAATGTTTAGTTACTGGTTTTTACTTGCCCATCCCAACGCTCCTTCATGCCTAGGCAtcaggcgacgccttgacaaccatGGTGAGTAGGTGCAGCATCTGTTTGCAGTCGATGGGCAGAAATATCATCTTTATGACCTGTTTCATTTGTTTCCATGCAGTTAACATTCCATGACTAAATCTTGTGTTGTCCTCTTGTTGCATAATGTGCCAAAACGCAAGTTATATTTTTGTCTCTGTTCCTGCCAACTGCAACTTATAACCATGACTGTCAATATATACCATTTGAAAAACTTTCAAGTTTGTCTAACTAGGGAAGACAGAGATCTGGATTGTTGTTCCTACGGAAGTGATGGACCTTTCACTAGGCCTCTTTAACCATGCCATGTGGAAGTGAATCTTCTTGCTCCATACCACACATGTTATGGCTGCAAATAGTTATGGTGCAGGACATTTGCTATTTTGCTTCCATCTGTGCGACCATATGTTGTACTTGTACCACAGCATGCTGTACTTGATTTAttatagggaagcagttttctgtacgggagtgtggcctatgccagcactcccatgtgtctatctctctcctccttaaaacaagggcgcaaaggtgtcttttctgTTCCTGCCAACTGCAACTTATAACCATGACTGTCAATATATACCATTTGAAAAACTTTCAAGTTTGTCCAACTAGGAAAGACAGAGATCTGGATTGTTGTTCCTACGGAAGTGATGGACCTTTCACTAGGCCTCTTTAACCATGCCATGAGGAAGTGAATCTTCTTGCTCCATACCACACATGTTATGGCTGCAAATAGTTATGGTGCAGGACATTTGCTATTTTGCTTCCATCTGTGCGACCATATGTTGTACTTGTACCACAGCATGCTGTACTTGATTTAttatagggaagcagttttctgtacgggagtggggcctatgccagcactcccatgtgtctatctctctcctccttaaaacaagggggcagaggtgtcttttcacatggggaggagagagatagactcatgggagtgctggcgtaggccacactctcggacagagaactttttccctttattatatTAGAaactgatgtagatcaaagcatgaagaagaaaaggaccaaAACGATGTTCACGTTACAGTTTGTGGAACAATGTTCACCTGTTATTGTTTACGTAAACAATGGTACTCACGCCCCAATGCCAGCTTGTGTTAGTTGGAAGAAAGATGCTGCCAAGGTCTTTTAAAGGTTgctttttagttagtttctatttctctgCTAGCTtagattttatttgtttttagtaCTTTCTATTATGATTAATAGCTAAGATCTTGGTTAGCTTTTTGTACAAGTCTCAATATTGCTTTGTAACagactttctattttgctttctttcctttttggttttagCAATTTACACTATATATGTAATGGTCTTATTGGGTCATCCCGATGATTTAATGAGATGaatgaaaatggttttgcaatCATGAGTGCTGTGAGAGACAGTAGAGTATGAGAGAGTCCTATGTGAGGTGAGCAACCTCGAGGTGAGATACCTCAGGAGAGAGTGAGTGGCTTGATCCATCCATCTATCCCTTTTCCTATCCTCTTCTCCTATTCCCCCGATGGATATCTGTTTCATTCTCTGTTCTGAGGTTGTTACTTACTTGAGATCCACTCGAAGGTACTGGTTGTTGCTGGAAACAGTATTGTAACCTGCTGATATTGTTTCTTAGTGATCTTACTGTAGagttggttcttagttgaaccaGTTCATTATTTTGTATCAGAGCCAATCATGGCCAGCTGTGAATTAAGTCCTGAGGATAGTGATTATGTTCTTTGGGCATTGATGCAACTGAATGAGCGAATGGCTTGACTGGATAAAAGATTGGCTAGTATGCACAGTGTTGGGGCATTCCAGAATCATGTACAGCACCTCCTTGGGAAGAGAACAGACCTGCTTTCATAGCACCAGAACCAGAAGTCAAGGTCAATGTTGGAAAGATTCTGAGGTTTGCTGCTTACTTGAGATCCACTCGAAGGTACTGGTTGTTGGTGGAACAGGTATTGTAACCTGCTGATATTGTCTCGTAGTAATCCTACTGCAGagttggttcttagttgaaccgGTTCTACATTAGAAACGTTAAAAAGGGCTGCATGGGCTCTTAGCAAAAAACGGGTCATCTGCTAAAATGGAGGAGTTAGTATCTATATTAGGTGCTCACTTGGGCTTCAAACGCATATTGAGAAGTCTTTTGTTCTTCTTGGAAGACAGCAACTCGAGCAAGCACGTCATCATAATGAGCTACATGAAATATTGCATTGTAACCAAGAAGTGAAACCAGATTGATGAAGTCTAGTTCAGCTAGGAATTTAGGATTGAGTTCAAACTTGCAAATGTATCAAAACTAAAGAAACAAGGAGTGAGGAATAAGAAAGATGGAAGTTTTGCCCTCGGTACGAAATTGGTATAGGGATAGAATCTTACATACCTAAAAAGAATAGAATCTTGAAAAATAGGAACCTAGGGGGGTCCTAGACTAAGTCTTTTTGCCATGTGAGAGGTGATTAGCCTCCAAACTCTATGAAGTAATATAGGACAGGATTGAAGGTTCAACCAGTCCCAAAACAGGATCTGAAATCAGGGAAAAGGTTCAATTCGATATGGTTAAGTCTGGGTTGGGTTGGTGTATCAATGGATAGGCTGAGGGTAAAGATAAAGGAGAGGGAATAGGTTTAGAATAACAGGTGATGCAGATCCATGCATCCACGAgctgaagaagccaccctaatcATAGGGTCTTAGCTAGGAGCCTTAGTTATTTtagccttagtttattttctgttttctatacttagttttttttcagctcaattgtaaatttaaattgaaccggttcatatttggttcaatttaagtgaaatgatcCTATTGTCTGTTAGgaccttatatcctattggttacttAGGAATCTTCGTAGTTGAagtgttttaattgtttttaagttgtttattcCTACCTCTCTACGATTtcagaaaagagagagaatcagaTTTGTATTATGAATTAGGCCTTAAGcctattatttataataaaacgtgggaggctccccccaCAGAATTTTCAGACTTAAAAATCGTTttttatgctgctgccatgaatgctgctgcttgctctttgagagtgttccttgtgggtaatatcaaggaggccttgtgagtcatatcaaggtggaagggattggtggacttcgatcgactccttgcatctgttaagatcgggaggtcctgctcaagctcatcttcaagctgccattgaagaacctaCAATTCAGTAagttattttactgttttagcattcaccttcttcttctaaccgtCCAACCTAAGCTTCCATTAAAACCCATCGatccccattaaaccctagattacTAAAGTCTGTCCAGCACCATTCCTTCATTAGAATCCACCCAAAACTGGATCACAGCTCCCTTACACCACACCCTACACTCGACCTAACTCCCAGCCCCAGCTATCGATAAAAACCTTAATTTCCCTTACCATCattgaaacccaaaaccctaaaacctgcccagACCTAACCAGCCTACAGAATTTAACCGTATTACACTCGAACCTTCCCCATACTGCCCTTATCACTCGACCAGACCAGAAGCCCTGTCCAGAATTCCCCCTCCCAACCCTAAATTGATCTCTTCTCCtaattcccaaaacccgaaatcctaaccctaattttctagAATTTCAGTTTTCACTTAAACCTAATAAAACCTATATCATTAGCTTCCCTGAGACCTGCCTTTATCATCTATCACACCTACCCATTAccataaccctaaccctaaatctgacCTAATTCTCCAagtctgcccattcggccagcTGTTTAGGGGGATCTTGGTTCACTTGGTTCCTAGTAAacctttgtctatctaggactacaatAACAGGGATTTCAAGGGATTAGGCAAACAAATCTGGAGCAGGTTTTCTTTCTCTGCCGATTCGAGAAACAGGGTAGAAAATAGGATTTTAATGGGGTTTGGGAGAAATTCTGTAGTAGAATGGGATGAAACAaggatcgagtggaggtctTAGAGGGGGGAAGGTTTGCTGAAAAGATGGGAGGAAGGTGATGATGGGATTGAGCAGGAAGGAGGGGGAATGGAATTAGAAGGTaatccaaaaatagaaactaaccaaGGAATTGCAGAGAAGGCAGCAACAGTGAGTCTCAGGTGGAGTGGGGATGTCTTCTGATGGCTGGAATGCTTGAAAAGAATGAGAACAAGGACTGAAGAGTAacctcctgggcttcccaccgcaaggagtcAGTTTGGACTCCAGCTCCATCACCAAGGATCGAACACCATGGAAttacttcagaagaagcagcagcttAACAGCAATATTGAATGGCAAAAATCGTGGGTTGATTGCCCTCATGGGTTGCCTTTATTAACTGGAAAAAAGAGAGTAAGGGGTCAAAATTGGGAAgtctcaaaattagaaacttccaaTTTGGACCTTACTTGAGTTACAAGACACTATCAGCCCAAATAACTCATGGCTGATGTGAGACTGACTTTTCTactaacaacttaaataaataaaaggactTAACTACCCTATGGGACCaccacttaaattagaccagctGAACCAATCGGTTCACTGGTTTATTACAGGACTCaagaattaaaacataaaacaacCCAGTGAAATCATAAGCTACAGCGGGACAGTAGCCTACTCAAAATCGTGGCTGCCTGCCATGGTAGGCAGCagccttcttcatcttccttgaATACACCCTTGTTTCTGCATCATGGAGATTTTGTTCGTTTCGGCATCTAACAATGGTTTTCCCAATCTGACATCACCATATGACAGAATAAGACTAACAAAATTGCTTGGAAAACTCAATTTTGTTTGAAGAAAAAAGGATGCTTGAAAGAACAAGGGGCTGATCTTGGGGATTCCCTATATATCTGATGATCAGAGTGATTTGGTCATGATTCCACATGCCATAAATGGGAAAGGGTCTAGGAATATACCCTCTTTTACCGTTTGTCAAGGTTCCCTTTTTCCCTTATCTGTTTCGTATTGAATGCTATTATTTTCTCTTACTTGCTTATATTCATTCTCTATTATCCTTCTGCTATGCTTATTAGCAACCCTAGAGCTTCATTTTATTAAATCTTTGGCCCATAACCCACTGGGTTATACAGGTTCTCATGTGGGTCCTGCATCAATACTAGtcaattattcttcttctagtttggcaattgcattctttgtagtGTATTTATCCTACAGATATTCCAATTTGTAAGGTGGTGttttaggctctctttggtatgatttcaaaAATTATATGAGGGGatgatttcaattttggaaggtgtttggtatgatttttcatttttgcaccttattttctgtgaaattgaaatcataaatcCTAAATTAGTTGAGGAGCTATTACCTATTTCAGAAAAATCTATTTCATGCTAAACACTTTAATGAACATGTGCTTATaatgagggtaaaaatgtcatttaACATTTGTAATAAGAATGAAACGATAACAagcctccctctctctctctctctctctctctctctctctctctctcataaccCACCCCCTTTCTGCAACCCATGCCCCCATCCAGAAATTTAataacattataaataaaaataataaaggtCACTTTATTAGtagagaggtgcgtccggagtgttgtgtgatcaatgtattcctttaaaacttacaggaaaattttataggacagtcatacgactagctatgatgtatggtgtgaaATGTTGCGAAGTttgaagcatcatatagataaactcactgtatctgagatgaggatgttgagatggatgagtggcaaaactaggaaggataaagtaaggaatgatcatattagagctgatttgggagttagctccgattcatgataagctatgagaaagtcgtcTGAGGTGGCGTGACCATGATCAaaggaggcctttggatgcacCAAaccagaggagtgatttgattcaaattgaaggaactgAAAGAGCCAAAGGCAGATCTTAAACGACCttttaggagaagtggtgaggaaagccATGCTTAACGTAGGCCTtttatcaagtatgacctcagatagagttgttgttgtattataTTATGATCATTATTactatataataataatataaatggAGCCGGCTACATGGACCAGAAGATTAGACGGGTACTATGTgctattttaaaaattttggcGGAAAGCAATAAACCAAAATACAGATTGTGAACTGCGCAGATACCTAGCTTGCTGCCCAAAGAGTATTATATTTTGTGCAAGGATCTGAAAGGCAAGAGGAAAGCCTAAAAGTACATGGGTTGGGGTAGCGGAAAAAGCTTAGATGACTGAACCACATCTCTCCTTGCTGGTGCTTTGAGTGGTCTTGCACATGATAAGGCCAACTGTTCTGCATCTTGCCACCTATATTGGCTACCCTTAATTTGCCTCAAATGGATAACTCCTAAGTTCGTCGTTTCTATTCTTTCTATTCAGTGCCTCAACTCCTAATCATTCTTTTCACTGCATTCTTTCTTACGAAAATAAGTTGGCTGCCCCTCACCGCCCAATTTTCCTTGTCGGTATGCAATGAACATAAATATGGACACCAGAAGTGATGAAACAGTAATTGTCTATTTGCTGCAAAACTACCATTTGTGGtgtaaataagaaaaacaaaaagaaatctaaaaatatgaaatttaaaaTTCCCTTTTCCAGCTATTGTTGCCACCACTTTTTGTAATCTATCTGTATAGCTCCATGAATTTTgcattttattataaaaataatGGGATTCACTTTTTATGTGTTACAGTA includes these proteins:
- the LOC122641516 gene encoding uncharacterized protein LOC122641516, producing MVFSSVLVLAVANLSADVCQYIACNPERLSSQQVLELVCCIPLQQLGRLALCLWTFFCLPPPDSYYRYSSDDSDSSGSDLDSDDSHSD